The sequence CTCCGGGCCCATTCCATGCCCGTATCTATTGACGAATCACCCCGTAAACGAAGACGATCCGAATAGGCGGGATCAACAGGGTGTTGACGGGATCGGCCGGGATCCCGGTAGGCCCCTCATTGGGCGGTACTTAGAGTGTCGCGTGCGGCTCGCTGCGCTTCCAAGACTTGCTCGGTGGTCATCTCGGCGGCGATCGCGTCTCGGCGTTGTCGGGCGTCCTCATGGCCTTGTGCAGCCGCAAGATTCAACCATTTGTGTGCGGAGACGTAATCTGTTGGCACGCCTTGCCCCTCGGAGTACAGGATGCCGAGGTTGTTCTGAGCGCTGGCGTCGCCTTGGTCAGCCGCGCGGCGGAACCATCTGACGGCTTCCCGGTAGTCCTGCTCTACGCCACGACCGTACGCGTACATACCGCCAAGATTGTTTAAGGCGGCGGCGTCCCCTTTGTCGGCCGCGAGGCGGTACCACTTGACGGCTTCCTCGTAGTCCTGCTGCACGCCTCGACCGGTTGCATACAGAACGCCGAGACTGCTCTGTGCCTCAGTGTGTCCTTTGTCCGCTGCGCGGCGGAACCACTCGACGGCTTCCTCGTAGTTCTGCGGCACACCCCGACCGTGTGCGTGCATGATGCCGAGGTTGCTTTGCGCTTTCGCGTTTCCCTGGTCAGCCGCGCGGCGGAACCACCTGACGGCCTCTCCGTAGTCCTGCAGCACACCTCGACCGTGGTCGTACATGCTCCCGAGATTGTTCTGAGCAGCCGCGTCTCCTTGGTCACCCGCTAACCGGAACCACCGGGCGGCCTCCTCGTCGTCTTGGGCGACGCCTCGCCCGGTGGCGTAGACGTTCCCGAGATTGTTCTGGGCGGTAGCACTACCTCCTTCGGCCGCGCGGCGGTACCACCGGGCAGCTTGCGCGTAGTCCTGCGGCACACCTTGACCGTTGGCGTACATGACGCCGAGATTGTTCTGCGCAGTGACGTTTCCTTGGTCGGCCGCACGGCGGAACCACCTGACGGCCTCTCCGTAGTCCTGCGGCACACCTTGACCGAGGTAGAACTCGATGCCGCGGTCAGTTAGTTCGTTGGAGTCTCCGTGCTCCTCTAAGTTCAAGAGAAGGTCGGGGCCAGAACCGGATGTCAGTTGAACGTCTGCTACCGAGGCCTGCTGATCCGTGTCTAGTCCGGTCCCGGAGTGATCTGTCAGGTGTTCTCTGG is a genomic window of Acidobacteriota bacterium containing:
- a CDS encoding SEL1-like repeat protein, which codes for MSTETKWIIGTGVALAGLLLNQFATVNGRITDLRDTFSNQLATQNTELLSIQAWTREHLTDHSGTGLDTDQQASVADVQLTSGSGPDLLLNLEEHGDSNELTDRGIEFYLGQGVPQDYGEAVRWFRRAADQGNVTAQNNLGVMYANGQGVPQDYAQAARWYRRAAEGGSATAQNNLGNVYATGRGVAQDDEEAARWFRLAGDQGDAAAQNNLGSMYDHGRGVLQDYGEAVRWFRRAADQGNAKAQSNLGIMHAHGRGVPQNYEEAVEWFRRAADKGHTEAQSSLGVLYATGRGVQQDYEEAVKWYRLAADKGDAAALNNLGGMYAYGRGVEQDYREAVRWFRRAADQGDASAQNNLGILYSEGQGVPTDYVSAHKWLNLAAAQGHEDARQRRDAIAAEMTTEQVLEAQRAARDTLSTAQ